ccattaattgactttcatcaagagaagacgtagcattaatattatacaaaatcaaatctactttgttacattttgattatggatcgctattccaaattTTGTCACATAagttctgattttttattctgtattccatgttaaaaaatacttcgaaggattccctcaatatctccgtagaaatACGCAGTCTATTTGAGAACGTCTTCCATTAAGCAAAATAAAACCaattcagaaaaacaaatcaacaacgactttAAGTTGCTCCTGCTACAGTCAACTatttttaggtatagttgataccaagaacaatttatttgtagctgcagcaacttcaagtcgttcctgattttgtttgcttcatttgttttcttttatttcaagaaagatttatttgcaagcagtctttgccaagacattttcagttcattctgcaaaaaaatctagccttttaaaaaaatggtaaaaatgtgcatttcttcataaatttttaaaaaataattaccagtttctctcattattaaaaatatgtcagcaaagagtcttttgcaagacattttgcattgatgccgcaaaaaaaaatcagagctattcatgaaaaaatggtcaaaatgtggaattgtttataaaaattgtttaaataattggcaattattatctattcctaacttattgtaagcgcacatcattatctgtgatactttatacaaaagctgtgggttaaaattagctaatcattgcgaatcacgaaaaaatgacttttgtgaattaatttgtttataacattattaaccatttttttagttactctaacccactggaaattatttttagtcacttatttaattcatttatgacctttttaaataaatttgaatgtcgtagaaaaaatggtatcacggaaaagtttagcaacaaaaagttgtaactttgttgttcaataaaaaatttcagttaagtcgaattaaaatatccgcagttacttgttataactggaagccttacgatcatttctaaaaaaaacatcaaaatcggttaagaattgcactgtcggtcgattttcgtccaaaaaaggtgcttttttcccactgtggggcGGTTCGAGTATTCTAAAAGAAACTTATCTAAAGATCTTTGGCATCAATATGCgaagatttatttattcaaaatctgTTGGTCGTTAAGACCCAATTTTGTTATATTTCTATTGGTGGTCATTGACGTTTCTATTACATTGGTTCTACTGACCCAGTAAGAATTTCTAGAATTATACACAAAGATAAAATCTTCACACCTTTGAGgtaatataataaaaacttattaaGACAAACAAGGGTCAGAGGCCCTACAATAATCACCGTGATTATTATAATAAGGTGTCAACCGTAACAGGGCGTCACACCTGACGCGTGGGAGCAAGGTCGAGTCGAGATCCCTTCGGACTCCAGGTGCAAGGGATTAACTTCAAAGGGTAACAGAGACGCGGCTCTTCCGAAAGATAAAGAGGGATTTTCAGGGAgaatattttcgattttacaaaCTAGCTCCTTGGACTTCAAAATCAATTGAGACTATATTCTCTTTACCTGAAAACCAGACTTAACCTTTTTTGAACAGGTTGCAATCGAATTTACGATTGTGGACTCCTAAGAAGTTAAGGATGGTTGAAGGGTGATAAATTTCTACGGCACAACTTCTTGGCCTCAGTGACGAGAAATTTATCCTAGcccttaaaaaacaaaacaaacaactaaaatgaattttttatatttgttatttttacttTTCCAGTGTCTTTAAGCTGCTCAATGTTTAAGTAAAAATCATATACTGGAAAACGATAAAAGAAATCTCTATTTCTCCGACTGGTCCAAAAGGTTAAAgcctgtacaaccgtttgttaagattgaaaaaaaaattggtattaatTTAATGACAAGTTTTCATAGTCTTTTACAAGTATAAAGATATTTTCATAAGTGTATctgtgaaatctatttcctaaggccaaaGATGTTAAAAAACATCGTAAAGTTAGGAAAATTACCAACAacttacaagaatattaaaaataaaagtcaatgtgtatcatattcaaataatatattgaaaattttataaaagtattaatattgttcattttttatattaatgtatacagagtgcaaccgtttttattcgaaatttcacatcGGTCTTGTGTACCATCTTTGACCCTACGGCagaatcaaacaaaaatattataaaaatatgttcattagttactaaagtgcccccccccctcccttcgCAATATGAGAGATCGTAACATTTGTTTTTGGTCCTCCCCTCATCGCCTTTACgtccaattttttatattatgtttgaaaatataacagacgtttcctaaataaaaaaggggttttaagaagaagtgttatctttaaataaatcaaacaacttttttaacaataaaggcttttttaatatttttgtagtcacacaaatattgaagttacttaaCCTATAAGTACTATTTGAAATTCCCcaacttaaaacttttttcactacaataaaaaataaatgatgatattaataatgacataacataaaaatttcgaataaatatttatttgttgaaagttttcaaacactttatttcaacttaaaattatatttctgagaatgaaacaaaaagaaaataagtattattagttttttttaatttgtataaatataattattataagattttcaaggaaattgaaaaaagattctagCATGTTTTTAAGAAATCGCTTTATTTgacagaatattacaaaacattaggttGAATTCCAGTCATTTTCAAAAATGCTTAGGAAGGTTTACGAAATTGGTgggaaattaagaaatatttaatacattttttgaaatgttttcaaatttctgaatatttcttatctgtttgactcatcttaaattcctgaaaatatttttaactgactcaaatttttttaaaaatttggaaatagcattcaaaatgttaaaaaatggccttataatcttgtaaattttcgcaagcatttcAAGCAAGCGTTTAAAGCTCCTGaagtctatttttaaaatttttaaaatttttaatttctaaaaatcttcctACAGTTATTCCAAGgaagccaaattttttttaattttcgtcaaaccttacaaaattcttcaaaaatctttataagttttaattatttttaatcgtttaaaatattttaacgtctcttaaacttactcaaatttgaatgtacattatttaaaccaacataaacaaaaaaaaaatgtgcaacaaaattacacaagtagtctttaaaagaattatgttgcTTAACTTTTCTAAAATgctttaatatggaaaaattgcaaaagtataaaaaatattttacacacttttaaaaaattttaggaaacaataaaaaatattttgcgatctattttcaattttctcttggaattcattgcaaagcaatcgtttaaaacgttgccatgaactttaTTTCATTCCTTTGACGGCCTGGACGCTCTGCGAAATTCAGTTAACCaaaaaactcctaatagctagttagccaaaaaaagcgaatcgtccagtcggaTGATATCGTGTTCGTCCTCGTacattttcggctttgaacgaggaTTGTCttcgcagcgtgtaacagagcaaATTCATTGACACACGAcgtttgtccactttttactacCAAGTTTTGCTGTTCCCCTTTCTCATggcccaagcaccgttgtctactttttacagccaatattctattgctactttttgcagccgtgaaattatatccatttttttaggcacttttctatagctgcttctcaCTTACCAACGAGATATTTTCACTTAGAAGAAATAAATCAAAACGTATCCCTGTAGgtcattctcatcaaaaaatcgACGATTTtgagataacatttttaaaaaaaaaccgccCATACTGCGCCCTAGTTATCACTGCTTCATAAATATACTATATAAACTAAATCTCTATTATCCTTTTACAGAATTCAGTTCACAATGGAAGATTCCAGATGATCATCTAGAGCGCTGGAATACTATCCCCCCTCCATTGCCCTCAAATGATGAGGTCAGTCCGGTACACCCTAATCCAGAACGTCAACTTGAAAATCATCAACCAGCTGGCCCTTTGCGCCCACCTTATAATGGCCACGTTCTTCCAAATAGTCCACCTGATGCAAATATTCCACCTAACGAAAATCTTCCAATCGGTTATCATGTTCATAATATGCCTTTTCGAATGAGTCCAGTTTTTCAAGGCACAGCCCCTCGACGCCTTTCCTCCATCAATAGATATTTAGCTCCAGAGCCTGGTAGTGTCAATGTTCCTAGAAACCTACGACCTTCAGATGGTAAGCACCAGTAAATGCGAAATAAAAATGGTTCATGAACTTTATGTCAAATTCGCAACATATGAAAATCATGTacgtgataattttgaaaataaaatcgtaATTCACTAACAAATGAATCACTCAAATAAATGTCTGGTTaaataaaccagaattctggttaattatGCCCATGCTATTTTGTatggttagagtaaccagaattctggttaaattaaccagaaaatcTGGTTAATAGAACAAGATTTCTGTTTACACTAACCAGAAAAATCATTAGGGCATACTTAAAAAGAATTCTGggtgatttaaccagacattttttgtaGTGATGTGCTTTATTTCTTCATTGCCATTCGACTTTTCAGGAAAACGTTGTTCCTatacgtaaatattttttaaacagaatataatGTACACAAATATATAAGATGTTAACTTGTTGACcagggtgtaataatattcttgtagatggaagtcaaaatttcagtcaattactAGTCAGTTTACTGAAATTACGcctgagagattctcagtacgTATATGGTATacgtttcgactgtacgtcgacagtcctcatcagtataaaatacttctATCTACGAAATTTGGCACATGTATGATCATAATACATACTTTGTAAACGTAAAGACTTAAAAAAGGGCAGGCATGGTGagagttctttaaaaattatgtacgAAATAGTCAAAAAAGAACATTACAAATTGGAGCAGTAATACAAATAAATGAGTGTcgtgataattataatagaaataaaaattatgtatagcATTGTTgctatttttaacaacataaaacATTTCCATACACATACGTTTGAAGTAGTATGCTTCTTTagctaaaataataaagttttcaaaattaaatgagtGTTTGTTTAAAGTTGCATGTTTTGAAAGAGCAGTATTAAGTCTTTTGTTATTGCAATCTCTCATGTGTTCCTTTAATCTTACATCGATGTACCGTTTGGTTTCGCCAATATAACATTGCTCACAATCTAAGCATGTTAATTAATACATTacgttagtaattttatttttcggaattggaTCTTTTTGAGTTCTGAACAAACTGAAGGGGTCTTTAAcaggtttgaaaataatttttatgtcatgtttttaaaataatttttggagaaTTCTGGACATTTGTGGATTATAAGGTAAAACAATATAACTATCTAAGTTCAAATCACTGcttaagttgttaaaattctgGATAGACATGAGAGTTTTGCTATCGTAACTATTTGTTCTATTAACTTGTTAACAAGTTTTTCAGCGAAAACATTAGTTTTAAGTGTGTgagaaacaatttctaaatttgtatcATGGAAAGAGACGTGGGAAAGTTTAATAGCTATGTCGACTAAATTGTTGATAATACTAGTTTTATAAGGAGGATATGTGATAGCACGAAAATTTGTGTATCTGCCAGACCAAGTAGGTTTACGGAACCAGTTAGTGTAAATTTTACCATTAATATTGGAGATTTGTACATCTAGGAAGGAAATACTTGTCTCATGCTCATATTTAATAGTGAATTATTATCTTTAATGATAGTtattaaacaattctttaaatgtttcaatttgattgaGGGGTAGACAAGAAAGAATGTCGTCGACATATCTATAgaaaaaaagtggagaaaaattCTGGTTTTGAAAGAGAATATCTTGTTCTAAGGATTCTATTACTAAACCAGATACTGCGGCAGAGATGGGAGAACCCATAAATACTTCATATGTCTGTTTACAGATTTTTCCTTGAAAAGTACAATAAGCATTCTCCAAACAGAATGTTaacaattgtataaaaaattcgtaatgTAATTTAAGATCTTTACTTTCGATGGCGAATTGTGTAAAatgagatttaaaattaatataatttttatttgtaaggaaACGTAAATTGAAAGCTAATTCAGATCTAAATTCATTCCTATTATTATCCTCCATAAGATGTATATTAACTTCAGTGTTAAACAAGGTATCTTTTACAAATCAGTTCTTGTTGTTTTATGGTAAACAAAAGTTTTATCTCAGACTAAGGTAATATTCCACGTTGTTCGGTAacctagtttttgttttgttgataacacaggcccacaaaaaaaacaaaagtgtctgttcAATTGACCacacctatatattcttatgtatttttcgacgctgaatccgaatttgcaataaaaaagtagggtccagctacttttttatggggttttgatcgaaaaacctcatttttaacggttttttcatggtttttttttttaataaaaaaaataacgaaaaattttatttttttgatttcagaatcgaattctacgggaaaaaatacatctaaaaccatgttttgatttttttttacaaaaatttcaacccaccttacggcgatgaaaaggcagaaaatcgcgaaaagtgaaaatttgcttcaaatttgatttaaatgacattaaaatcaagttttacgattttaaaccgatttataaacattgaaaatactttactgggggtttttgaggtcgctgatcacgaattttaagtcatttttttcaaaaaacaactcccagtcggcgtaagtggacaataagcgtgataaattgatatttttttcaaaaaatagatgttttggatactgttctggaggttttccactacatgaatcacaaaactagaacttttttcgacccttgatcataaagtaagacttagaacctatgtataNNNNNNNNNNNNNNNNNNNNNNNNNNNNNNNNNNNNNNNNNNNNNNNNNNNNNNNNNNNNNNNNNNNNNNNNNNNNNNNNNNNNNNNNNNNNNNNNNNNNcatattgatcaatttcctgagaacaacggggactttagtgaagagcaaggagaaaggtttcaccaagacttgaaggaatttgaacgcagatttcaaggacaaaaataaaaatagatatcgccagtatctagtatccaacatctcactatcgtagttgcgaagtattagcgaagattctacaaactcaattgattaacccattaaaactctaaggcacttcttaaaagaagctaaaaatattataatggagttcatgaatatcgctatacataggttctaagtcttactttatgatcaagggtcgaaaaaagttctagttttgtgattcatgtagtggaaaaccttcagaacagtatccaaaacatcgattttttgaaaaaaaatatcaatttatcacgtttattgtctacttgcgccgactaggagttgttttttgaaaaaaatgacttaaaattcgtgatcagcgacctcaaatacccccagtaaagtattttcaatgtttataaatcggtttaaaatcgtaaaacttgattttaatgtcattttaatcaaatttgaagcaaattttcacttttcgcgattttctgccttttcatcgccgtatggtgggttgaaatttttgtaaaaaaaaatcaaaacatggttttcgatgtattttttcccgtagaattcgattctgaagtcaaaaaataaaaattttctctatttttttttatttcaaaagtagctggaccctactttttttattgcaaattcggattcagcgtcgaaaaatacataagaatatataggtctggtcaattgcacagacacttttgttttttttgtgggcctgtgtaatccaAGCGAAATTGATAACATACTTACGCTGACCATAGTAGCGAAATTTGAGCTATTCTAGTTTTTTGATAGAGGCAGAAATGAGTACCTTGCCTAAATTAGAGAACCTTTgtagttgagaattaaaaaagGCTGTACAttcgtttgtaaatttttgttctatttcatttataattaaacttttatgtaaATCAAATTCTTTATGCATTTTATTAATACTTCTGTTAATATCTTTGACACTAAGATTTAAGATGTTGACGtgacttcccagtgggcacatcattttagaacgtaattggaacgtcctaaaaacgtttttggacgtacaagtcaaaagaagtcattcaaacgttttaaaaactgttctaagtcaggccaaataatgttcttaaaacgttttatgttccaaTTACGTTTTTGAagcgtctctggaacattgtatgatAATGGAACGTTACATgaactgacttaggacatttttaagacgttctaaaaatgttctttaacgcttgtccCCACTGGGTTTTTAACCCTCAAAAAGGCAGGCGGGTTTCAGAGCCCCGGCGGGTCACAATTTTCGAGTTACAATGTTGTGTATCAAGTATGGGCTTGCGCATGGAAATTTCTGTTGGCGAAatctaaatacataaaaaatcagttttcctgaaaattccatTTGTGGAGTGCTCCACAGAAAcgtgtatattttttacttacacaaAAAGGCAAGTCGGGCCTCGCATGCCCGCTGTTTATTGCAACATCAAATTTAAATACCGCGAGGAAATTAGTATGCATATCACacatgtttgcatgaaaaaacagTTTGAGTGCATAGATTTTAGttttacagatattttttttttaattttgaaggatttctataTTTTGGCTTCTTTGTTTCTAAAATACATCTACTGCTTGCAGGTGCAAACATAATTTATcgcgtaaactctttcaaatgtGCGCTCGCATTTGCTACGCATGATATTTTGATGTTGTAGTGATTATGTTGTCATAGGTGTTGTAATATTTGCAATGCTGGTATTTAGAAGGAACAAAATTACAGGttatgaatcttttttataaCGCACCAAAAGAAGGCATTGACACTCTTGgccaaaaatactaataatatatGGTTCAATGTAAAACGAATCAGTGGCTTCACGCAatgttgtttaattaaaaaaaatgtctcttcagTCACAGCTTTTTTGATTCATCgcgattttactaaaaaaagccAGCAACAAGTCGGCTTCACAAGAAAACGTAtagtggtaaattttggtttggcattccataaaaatgcgtgcaacaaatatttggttaacacgATCAAGTGTCGAAACTTTGCAAAGCTGCATTATCAATTTAAATGTAATGTgatcataaaatgtaattatgaataaaaatgatcaaacttcttaggtttttctatacatttactggaaagagaagtttgaatttcaacggGCCTGAGAGGCCCGGCTTGCCTTTTGACGTCACGATTTTAGCTTGCCATCATGAGGGTTAAAATTGttctgttgaattcttttttactttCTAAGTTATTGAATTGAAATGGTCTAAAACCTTGACTGAGAATTTTTGCAGGAATATACccttcatttttacattttaagaaaaatataagttgGTTCTTAAGTTCTTCTAACCGTATTCCATTCTTCGTCCAGGTCTTCATACATtttacaattagatttccatCAGACAGACCCTTCGGATGATATGAAAGAGTCCCATTTTGTAGAAGAATCAGTTAGTATGCCAAATCGT
This DNA window, taken from Belonocnema kinseyi isolate 2016_QV_RU_SX_M_011 chromosome 9, B_treatae_v1, whole genome shotgun sequence, encodes the following:
- the LOC117180898 gene encoding uncharacterized protein LOC117180898, encoding MTIRPTKNEFSSQWKIPDDHLERWNTIPPPLPSNDEVSPVHPNPERQLENHQPAGPLRPPYNGHVLPNSPPDANIPPNENLPIGYHVHNMPFRMSPVFQGTAPRRLSSINRYLAPEPGSVNVPRNLRPSDGKHQ